In a single window of the Pseudochaenichthys georgianus chromosome 16, fPseGeo1.2, whole genome shotgun sequence genome:
- the LOC139435440 gene encoding uncharacterized protein, which yields METVQQAKNNFSALRAEGREIVYPAKCKSVNAKDKHKEKTLCGNPEVLFTDYAQQREGRKKNNLIFFTDSIYIWKDTLCSKYAHVSREGIGSGGRLKICKDEHLDKDDPLLTITYYTKGKVMVQGNEANLESFQEAFPLLKAEVDTKRINVPSDVPSGVPSDSEGDESPIENPNTLSISAPPTPASSNNRLKESVALLELDFAEFKERTQARQSGPPDNTLQQLKEDLQQLKSDNEALASDLRGSVEALKQENSVLRVQLAKVREDAECREKSFTRQVQHLTEKLSSVLTMTSRETQTLPASVLGPPSLLSTQPNNTLAPPDTPTQPAAHSQLCPPQPPSTQPEEQDPQVVLLADSNGKFLDPRKLFPDKKVLSKHCSTTGQAMKLLKKETLRSPQYLVIHTGTNDLHSLRRDTAEAVRKMAEQASKEFPDTRIVVSTLLPRTDTPPHVIHDINMEIRKGCATLPNVHLALHSTIGPWDLYDGLHLHRERVGIFAKTLKDAALGRTPPTPSSRGPIDPPRPLPPHHHPRITTPAVRRHNSSAWTSHSPRPQHTQRRLLSPSSTPAQHQQQRYAATAAPRLPPRLQQRSYAAVVAQPAATLPPPATSELGDIRIMLHTLCTRLLSS from the exons ATGGAAACTGTCCAGCAGGCAAAAAATAACTTCTCAGCTCTCAGAGCAGAGGGAAGAGAGATTGTATATCCTGCTAAATGCAAGAGTGTAAATGCAAAGGACAAACACAAGGAGAAGACACTGTGTGGAAACCCAGAGGTCCTCTTCACTGACTATGCCCAACAAAGAGAAGGAAGGAAGAAGAACAACCTCATATTCTTCACTGACTCCATCTACATCTGGAAAGATACTCTGTGCAGCAAGTATGCACACGTCTCCAGAGAGGGCATCGGCTCAGGAGGCAGATTAAAAATCTGTAAAGATGAACACCTTGACAAAGATGACCCTCTGCTCACCATCACATACTACACCAAAGGAAAGGTCATGGTCCAAGGGAAtgaagccaacctggagtcattCCAAGAGGCATTCCCCCTGTTGAAAGCTGAGGTGGACACAAAGAGGATCAATGTCCCCTCTGATGTCCCCTCTGGTGTCCCCTCTGACAGCGAAGGTGATGAGAGCCCAATAGAGAATCCCAACACCTTGTCCATCTCTGCCCCTCCCACACCGGCCAGCTCCAACAATCGGCTGAAGGAGAGTGTGGCCCTGCTGGAGCTGGACTTTGCAGAATTCAAAGAGCGGACCCAGGCCAGGCAGTCTGGTCCCCCAGACAACACTCTGCAGCAGCTTAAAGAGGACCTCCAGCAGCTCAAGAGCGACAACGAGGCCTTGGCATCTGACCTCAGAGGAAGTGTAGAGGCACTCAAACAGGAGAACAGTGTGCTCCGTGTTCAGTTAGCCAAGGTGAGGGAGGATGCTGAGTGTAGAGAGAAGAGCTTCACCAGGCAGGTCCAGCACCTGACAGAGAAACTCTCATCAGTCCTCACAATGACGAGTAGAGAGACACAGACTCTCCCTGCCAGTGTCCTTGGCCCACCCTCTCTGCTCAGCACCCAGCCCAACAACACCCTGGCCCCTCCTGATACACCCACACAGCCAGCTGCCCACAGCCAGCTCTGCCCACCCCAGCCTCCCTCTACTCAGCCTGAAGAACAAGACCCACAAGTGGTCCTGCTGGCTGACTCAAACGGGAAGTTCCTGGACCCAAGAAAGCTTTTTCCTGATAAAAAGGTGCTGTCTAAACACTGCAGCACCACAGGCCAG GCCATGAAGCTGTTGAAaaaggagaccctcaggagccCTCAGTACCTGGTGATCCACACGGGAACAAATGACCTGCACAGCctccgtagggacactgctGAGGCAGTGAGGAAAATGGCGGAGCAGGCCAGTAAGGAATTCCCCGACACCCGCATTGTGGTCTCCACCCTGCTGCCTAGGACAGACACCCCTCCTCATGTCATCCATGACATTAATATGGAGATCAGAAAAGGATGTGCCACCTTACCAAATGTCCACCTGGCCCTCCACTCAACCATTGGCCCCTGGGACCTCTATGATGGACTCCACCTACACAGAGAGAGGGTGGGGATATTTGCAAAGACCCTCAAAGATGCAGCCCTGGGAcgcacccctcccaccccctccTCTAGAGGCCCAATAGACCCTCCCAGACCGCTTCCTCCCCATCACCACCCCAGGATCACCACCCCTGCTGTGAGGAGACACAACAGCTCAGCCTGGACctcccactccccacgcccccaaCACACCCAGAGGAGGCTACTTTCACCCAGCTCAACACCTGcacaacatcagcagcagagataTGCAGCAACAGCTGCTCCTCGTCTCCCTCCCCGCCTACAGCAGCGGAGCTATGCTGCAGTTGTAGCCCAGCCTGCTGccaccctccctccccctgctaCCTCTGAACTGGGAGACATCAGGATAATGCTGCACACCCTGTGCACCCGACTTCTGTCCAGCTAA